gcaaagaggaaattctactgcgcatcatTTTtgcgacagcagacatttacttccgggcaagacctggagttctgacagctagatttcatcaaataaatcaaggtaagattttcagtcagctatcctgacgatagaaatttttgacgatagaaacattgagaatatatttgtgcattcatatttaaaattttctggaggaaaactatcgtaagttgagataaatcagagccgcttgcgaccctttcagccgacaggccatttcaatgtgttatttccccgcgaaagtgacacagtcgtgtctatcgtcactgttctgacaattattgttgatatttcaattttgaaaataaattttatcttttttatttcaatattttattttattatttggttctagtgatgaggtatttaatattattactaaatttgtcagattaataatgtaagaaaccgttttgttgctattgtcatctagagtgtctgtcagaatacgatggcagacgttagtttgtctgtcagattttgatgatagaaaccgatgtgtttctattgtcatttagcatgtctgtcatgtcaggcttttattagttagttaccaggactactgtcctaaaatttactgtgaatgtccaagaccccaaatgctactagaaaaacttaatagaatgatcaaaataatcaattcagcaatttaaggagatgggacttaactggcctctgttatggtagaatctgccataaacaaaccagcgctgacgtaggattcagagggacgcgtcccgcacgcgacgtcacgaaaatcaatatttgtcgggaaatccaaatgtaaagttttttcagaggcggaccaattcgcctcaaatggcttgatttcaactgaatttttctggtattgcgcaaggtaaaaaaattgcagagaatgcagaatgtgacagatatttgactaaagtttaatataaaataggagaattacattgatcttgctcctgaatttacccgtgatatgcactttaatgagcagttcaacaaaaatcgcttcttctcagtcaattcttcaccattttggattctttctggcaaataggttggtattcctagggtggatatagcaagctatatacactatatagaagcaatattttattgtgcaaggtggcccactttagatcatttcttctggactagacggggccagagcgaGCTACGTTGTCACTGACGGTCTTGTCTTCTTTTTAGCCATAAACAGATTACtaatgggggcagcacggtggtgtagtggttagcgctgtcgcctcacagcaagaaggtcctgggttcgagccccgtggccggcgagggcctttctgtgtggagtttgcatgttctccccgtgtccgcgtgggtttcctccgggtgctccggtttcccccacagtccaaagacatgcaggttaggttaactggtgactctaaattgaccgtaggtgtgaatgtgaatggttgtctgtgtctatgtgtcagccctgtgatgacctggcgacttgtccagggtgtaccccgcctttcgcccgtagtcagctgggataggctccagcttgcctgcgaccctgtagaaggataaagcggctagagataatgagatgagaatgagattactAATGGAATTAGGAACAACAGTAACTGTTGACCAAACGATGACATGCTAGCTGATTATccttcctgaatttacctgtgatatgcccttgagctgaacacgctcaaaactgtgatgacagtggactttaggaggagccccccccgcccatcaccatcaccaacaacattgtgactgctgttgaaaccttcaggtttctgggttccacaatctcccgggacctgaagtgggagaccaacacagtcaccatcatcaaaaaggcccagcagaggttgtactttctgcgccagctcaggaagctcaacctgtttaaggagctgctgacacaattctactctgccatcattcagtctgttctctgctcttccatcactgtttggtttggatcggtcaccaaacaagacaagaacagactgaaacggacaataaggtctgcggagaaaattattggtctccatccaagacctgtacctgtccagagtcaggaaacgggcaggtaacatctctgcagacccatcacaccctggtcacaaactgtttaaactaatcccctctgggagacgcgacagaacactgtacgcaaaaacaaccagacacaagaacagttttttccctcaggctgtctctgtgacgaacagctaaaaccggactcaaacatcagtaacatcaactgtgaaatatctgcacactcataccgtcattctgtgcacactgtatatttatatttactaattcatccctgcactatgctgtctatacatacagtatatttacccttctacatgtacatagctttttgtttttgtctacgctttttatctgtttgtactaagagagctaagtgaaaccggagtcaaattccttgtgtgtgttcacatacctggcaaataaagtttattattattattcatctcattatctctagccactttatcctgttctacagggtcgcaggcaagctggagcctatcccagctgactacgggcgaaaggcggggtacaccctggacaagtcgccaggtcatcacagggctgacacatagacacagacaaccactcacactcacattcacacctacgctcaatttagagtcaccagttaacctaacctgcatgtctttggactgtgggggaaaccggagcacccggaggaaacccacaaggacacggggagaacatgcaaactccacacagaaaggccctcgccggccacggggctcgaacccggaccttcttgctgtgaggcgacagcgctaaccactacaccactgtgctgccattagggtcattccacgtcaattcaaccggggcccgcgCACTTGGGTCTCAAAAACTTCtgaaaaatcaccagatgtacccatgttaccgaggagaaacactgtacatttatttaaatgtaagatgtatactttccatgttacagccagttttactgggcgAGGGGGgggtcaattttgttcagactcttttttttttgtcaaagttcacaagcccatagctcaagaactaaaccatgtaggaggctcaaattttgcatgctggtacataaataggaatagtatgtagcaaaactgtcatttttggtctggatgatcctgcatggtcatagcactccctcaaaaatgatcaaaattttattggagtgtgctctgtttaggccttcagaagacatatttttacccaacataggctcttgatttttttcccttattgagataagtagaaacactctcaaaaaaagcaataaacagaaaggaaactctatcagtgtttgaacagaagacctcacaagtctgacaaataATTTTGGATGTCgttttcagagcaccgtaacaccttgtgggaaagtgcgcagattttttaaaaaaatttttctttattctccatgatcccttctttttaaaaacaccaatttgcaggggcttcaaagtttgggagaatagcagggtgcaaaatggtaaaatgtctgccagcggcagacataatgcacgcaaagcgtgcagggatatatatatatatatatatatatatatatatagagagagagagagagagagagagagatgcaagtacgaatttttcatggggcgggatggtttggaacaggtcatctaaaattgggataacatttacccgggacgggtatttgaggcgggtcgtctagcttaagcttgattagcgttgttacgcacgccagtgtttcccacagaaattttggagactatgcggGAGGcgtgggggttgtttaaaattgagtgatatgttaaatattaagttattactgaaaaactattgattaaaaaaaacagacactgagaaatggtccttgtggcagcgggggcgtggtcaagcgccggtctgtgacaggagggtggagccggggaaggtgagtggcagaatcgcgacacctgaggataattaacctgtgtttgtgtgtgtgttttcccagtaaccgctccctatttaaggaggcagagagagaggagagggagcgcaacccgggaccagacaagtgtgtgcgtgtgaatgaatgaatgcgattatactgaaaagttgtaaaaataaatcgcctgtctgcctccaaacgctgtcctgccgtcctctgtgctccacccacactcgatacacgctacagtcctataaacaactttaccaatataaaagattaccaggactacaaaaatgcagaaaaataggctttacttatccaaatgctcctgttggttcaaaagttaaagtgcacagaacctcacagcacaacatgaagttaccttcaaatataatataaatgcctcagctttaatgtaagaaaaaaaactattaatactagtactgtgtgcaggcagtctctcctgaagactaaattaaacaataattataaactaataaaataaatggctcaggcttcatagaagaaaaaaacaatttgaacagaatctcacagtatgatgctgaagctgcctaaacaatggaaaataaaataccattttggcaaaaacgttggcatccattaatttcttgtattaagtaaaaaaatatgttgccagatactgctgacattttacagcccaaaatatgttcaaaacctgccaaaatgcacttaaaaccgcccaaattgggcggaaaaacgcgcaatctggcaacacaggcggcagtaatggctgcactcgtgtcgaggatgtaaacacagttgacgcggcaacggacatacatgacatagtggatgtaatttacgttcacaactttttttgctgtcagaaatatttaatattaaattttgtgactcgactgacaatagccggcggcataacaagccataggcggcgatttgccgccggtgaccggctacttttgagaccgctgaatttggcttgtcttactcgaatctttcttttttattttccaccctgaaccGGGGAAACAATGGtgcaaaatgcaccattgagagcaatatgttttctataacattaatgtaaagagtaaataaccaaaggccaattttgccctgacatgatcacctgagagtgcctgtgcaggggtggagggatccttttcaatttcaatgattcagtgattttaggggcacctgtGGTTACTCTCAATATTGAAAAGATTAACCTGGTGGACAATGAAATTGAACCTGAAATTGAAAAGGatccctccacccctgcacaggcactctcaggtgatcatgtcagggcacaattggcctttggttatttactctttttacattaatgttatagaaaacatggactacgttcagactgcaccctgaaacgacccatatctgatttttttgcccatatgcgacctgtatccgatttgttattgacaatctgaacgacacagatccaattttttcacatgcgacccaggccgcttggatatgtggtcctaattccgatgcatatccgttattttcacatgcgactgcagtctgaccggacaggtagcattcatgcgacctacacgtcatcaacaagagacaaacatcactattctgcattggctaatcccgcctctttggtggaaaacaacaacatctgtacagttttcagaatttaaatagacttttatagaattgatcaagctaatggtggatttggtagggacctggatgttgatctgttagcctgattaaataaaacagtttctataactgatttataacttaaaccatcctgtgttacaagattataagattgttctggaaatttccagtaatttgacaccttcggtctcattactctgctgcccacattaatcagattattgtgtgagttccgccgccgccacaaaaaccacatcgccaggtctcgcctcatctccatcgcaaactgcactggtgtttatgcaccttgagccagcgctgagagaagttgcagaattcagctggctataaacaatctaaataaatatttataaaaatgtagaaaaagtttattaatatgatgaaataaatatgtgcaaattattaagcctgaattaagagtttggtaatacagcggccgtatcccaaatgactgcctactgaagctcgagtgcactatatagagtttaaaaatccattacttcctagtaacatgtagtgcacttatatagaaattagagagacatttaggagtcaaccctcgttaccaggctacacgttttcatttcagttcagaaacaaaaacgcacacgagacctcacactttaacactaaccagataattaaacaaacaaacaaaaaaaagaaatcattaaacttgaagagtgcgctttttttttgtttacgtattacgtagatgtgcttattacgtgtcaatttgcgcatgcgggacacttttgggtcgttttccgttcatattggagatcgcatacaagtctcatataattggtaatgtgaacggcctaacaaaaaaatcggatttcacaacaaatcggatatgggtcgtttcaggttgcagtctgaacgtagtgatattgctctcaatggtgcattttgcaCCATTGTTTCCCCggttcagggtggaaaataaaaaagaaagattcaagtaagacaagccaaattggtgtttctaaaaagaagggatcatagagaataaagaaaaaaatatttaaaaaacttgcgcacattcccacaaggtgttacggtgctctgaaaatgacatccaaaatgatttgtcagacttgtgaggtcttctgttcaaacgctgatagagtttcctttccgtttattgctttttttgagagtgtttctacttatctcaataagggaaaaaaaatcaagagcctatgttgggtaaaaatatgtcATCTGAAGGCCTAACCAGAGCacactccaataaaattttgatcatctttgagggagtgctatgaccatgcaggatcattcattcattcattatctctagccgctttatcctgttctgcagggtcgtaggcaagctggagcctatcccagctgactacgggcgaaaggcggggtacaccctggacaagtcaccaggtcatcacagggctgacacatagacacagacaaccattcacactcacattcacacctacggtcaatttagagtcaccagttaacctaacctgcatgtctttggactgtgggggaaaccggagcacccggaggaaacccacacggagaacatgcaaactccgcatagaaaggccctcgccggccacggggctcgaacccggaccttctcgctgtgaggcgacagcgctaaccactacaccaccgtgccgccgttttgctacatactattcctatttatgtaccagcatgcaaaatttgagcctcctacatggtttagttcttgagctatgggcttgtgaactttgacaaaaaaaaaagtctgaacaaaattgaccccccccccctcgcccagtaaaactggctgtaacatggaaagtatacatcttacattcaaataaatgcacagtgtttctcctaggtaacacgggtacatctggtgattttttcagaagtttttgagacccaagtgcgcgggccccggttgaattgacgtAGAAtgacccattattattattatattaattttCACTTTGCTCATCGACATTTCATCCTGAGGTCTAGTCAGCATGAACCAGATCATATGCAGCTTTTTACGTACCAGAAAGCAAAGCTGTGGCCAGTTGTGGATAAAGTACCGGTACGTATATATGGAATAAGGCTCGGACAGATCCTTGGTTATCAGTCTCATTATGCCTGGCATCTGAAGCTCAGACTCATAGTGCACATATACAACATCCTGACTTTGGTTCGGTTCTGTAGCAGGCGAACGGTTCAGGTCTAACCTGCACATCTCCAGTACTGGTCCATCAGCAGCAGATACAGTCTGAGATGTTACCTCAGGTCCCTGATCAGTCCTTAGGTAACATTTTGTGACTTTAGTACCAAGATCATATCCAGTATTTGCATGACTTTGACTGGCTTCAGTTCGAGATAATGTAACTATACTCTTGTTCATGCCTTGGTAAGGTAAGCCTAGTTTGTGCTCTGGGTTGCTGGTGTTCTGGACGCAGCTGGATCTGTCCCAGTGCTCTACAGCCACTTTAAGTCCATTCAAGCTCTCATCCTCTTTATGTTTATGGATAAAACCAGACACTCCGACACAATTTAAGCCATTTATTCGTCGCTCAAACGTTTCACACTGATGGTTCAGCTCCAAGAACGGGTAATCCCGGGTGTTACCTCGCCCCACTTTACATCCGCACACATGTGGTTTCTGGCCAGTAGGTGCCACAACCAAGTCCTGCAGCTTCCGCCCGAGGTTCTCCAGTTCCCCCAGGACAGGGCACCCATTCCCGGGGAAGGAAATCATCTCTTCCCGCGATCCGCTGCCAGGCCCAGTCGGAACCGCGGCCATCCTAATAAACCTAAGAAAGGAAGCAGGATTCACCAAGTCTCATAAACAAAACGGGTCCATAAAAACAACAGTTCATTTCCAGCCTCAGATAAGCTCCATCTCTCTCACTACCTCCACAGCGCCGCTCTCCTCACTGCCGGAAAGCGGTGTGTCGGAATGACCGCCATTATTGCTGCAAAGCAG
This Neoarius graeffei isolate fNeoGra1 chromosome 3, fNeoGra1.pri, whole genome shotgun sequence DNA region includes the following protein-coding sequences:
- the LOC132882991 gene encoding N-alpha-acetyltransferase 30A-like isoform X3 is translated as MAVIPTHRFPAVRRAALWRFIRMAAVPTGPGSGSREEMISFPGNGCPVLGELENLGRKLQDLVVAPTGQKPHVCGCKVGRGNTRDYPFLELNHQCETFERRINGLNCVGVSGFIHKHKEDESLNGLKVAVEHWDRSSCVQNTSNPEHKLGLPYQGMNKSIVTLSRTEASQSHANTGYDLGTKVTKCYLRTDQGPEVTSQTVSAADGPVLEMCRLDLNRSPATEPNQSQDVVYVHYESELQMPGIMRLITKDLSEPYSIYTYRYFIHNWPQLCFLAMVQEVCVGAIVCKLDMHKKLFRRGYIAMLAVDSKHRRKNIGTNLVKKAIYAMVEGDCDEFQDEVFPGDRGE
- the LOC132882991 gene encoding N-alpha-acetyltransferase 30-like isoform X2; this translates as MAVIPTHRFPAVRRAALWRFIRMAAVPTGPGSGSREEMISFPGNGCPVLGELENLGRKLQDLVVAPTGQKPHVCGCKVGRGNTRDYPFLELNHQCETFERRINGLNCVGVSGFIHKHKEDESLNGLKVAVEHWDRSSCVQNTSNPEHKLGLPYQGMNKSIVTLSRTEASQSHANTGYDLGTKVTKCYLRTDQGPEVTSQTVSAADGPVLEMCRLDLNRSPATEPNQSQDVVYVHYESELQMPGIMRLITKDLSEPYSIYTYRYFIHNWPQLCFLAMVQEVCVGAIVCKLDMHKKLFRRGYIAMLAVDSKHRRKNIGTNLVKKAIYAMVEGDCDEVVLETEITNKSALKLYENLGFVRDKRLFRYYLNVSG
- the LOC132882991 gene encoding N-alpha-acetyltransferase 30-like isoform X1, whose protein sequence is MAVIPTHRFPAVRRAALWRFIRMAAVPTGPGSGSREEMISFPGNGCPVLGELENLGRKLQDLVVAPTGQKPHVCGCKVGRGNTRDYPFLELNHQCETFERRINGLNCVGVSGFIHKHKEDESLNGLKVAVEHWDRSSCVQNTSNPEHKLGLPYQGMNKSIVTLSRTEASQSHANTGYDLGTKVTKCYLRTDQGPEVTSQTVSAADGPVLEMCRLDLNRSPATEPNQSQDVVYVHYESELQMPGIMRLITKDLSEPYSIYTYRYFIHNWPQLCFLAMVQEVCVGAIVCKLDMHKKLFRRGYIAMLAVDSKHRRKNIGTNLVKKAIYAMVEGDCDEVVLETEITNKSALKLYENLGFVRDKRLFRYYLNGVDALRLKLWLR